Proteins from one Paenibacillus amylolyticus genomic window:
- a CDS encoding cyclase family protein codes for MKRILLSYPLSVYTPVYKDNPPVEIQQQSSIDQGDLYNQFIITSLNHNGTHIDGPWHFNPQGLKINEIPIDYFIFTHPTILDIPKGDDDLITKADLEPYEYQIAGSDLLLIRTGFGKYRSSDPVRYREHNPGFAADAASYLMVFDSLRAVRMDMISSGSVIHVDQAIAFHQIMLGKSRVDGKFILLIEDMNLNHDLSGIEKVYAVPLYIEGVDSSFSTVFTET; via the coding sequence ATGAAGCGCATCCTCTTGTCCTATCCTCTTAGTGTATATACTCCTGTTTATAAAGATAACCCTCCTGTTGAGATTCAGCAGCAGTCCAGCATAGATCAAGGAGATCTGTATAACCAATTTATCATCACATCCCTTAATCATAATGGAACTCATATTGACGGGCCTTGGCATTTCAATCCTCAGGGTCTAAAAATAAATGAGATTCCAATAGACTACTTTATCTTCACTCATCCAACAATCCTCGATATTCCCAAAGGTGATGATGATCTTATTACCAAAGCTGACCTGGAGCCATATGAATACCAGATCGCCGGCTCTGATCTACTGCTTATACGTACAGGTTTTGGAAAGTATCGGTCATCTGACCCTGTTCGTTATCGTGAGCATAACCCAGGGTTTGCAGCTGATGCTGCAAGTTACCTGATGGTTTTTGATTCATTGCGAGCAGTTAGGATGGATATGATCTCTTCAGGCTCTGTGATTCATGTAGATCAGGCTATCGCTTTTCATCAGATTATGCTCGGGAAAAGTCGGGTTGATGGCAAGTTCATTCTACTTATAGAGGATATGAATTTAAACCATGATTTATCTGGAATTGAGAAGGTCTATGCTGTGCCATTATATATTGAAGGTGTTGACAGTAGCTTCAGTACAGTTTTCACGGAAACCTGA
- a CDS encoding YitT family protein, with protein sequence MHQNRKQKSNKLKILSKVLLIIIGGFITAYGLEAILIPNNVSDGGVTGLSIVGSQLFGLPLGMLIGIINIPFVWLGYKQIGKSFALYSIIGIASLAISTSLMHHVPTIIEGDTLLVTVVGGIIIGFGMGLALRNGGALDGIDMLAVLLSRKVPFGTSDLILFLNMFVFIVVSTVFGLQGAILSGLAYFIASKVIHIVEEGLSGSKTFKIITTQPEIMVETIRDRLGRGATYTEAYGGYSNEQFKEITCVINRMEESKIKDIIHEIDPTAFVVVYDVAEVRGGNFKKKDIH encoded by the coding sequence ATGCATCAAAACAGAAAACAAAAGTCAAACAAGTTAAAGATCCTCTCCAAAGTATTATTGATTATCATTGGGGGATTTATAACGGCATATGGCCTGGAAGCCATATTGATCCCGAATAATGTCTCAGATGGCGGTGTCACCGGTCTGAGTATCGTTGGATCGCAGCTGTTTGGATTACCACTGGGGATGCTCATCGGGATTATTAACATTCCGTTTGTATGGCTCGGGTACAAGCAAATCGGTAAAAGCTTCGCGTTATATTCAATCATCGGTATTGCTTCACTCGCGATTAGCACCAGTCTGATGCATCATGTACCCACGATCATTGAAGGTGATACCTTGCTTGTTACGGTGGTCGGCGGGATTATCATCGGTTTCGGTATGGGACTTGCATTACGTAATGGCGGAGCATTGGATGGCATAGATATGCTGGCTGTACTCCTTTCGCGAAAAGTACCTTTTGGAACCAGTGATCTTATTCTGTTCCTCAACATGTTTGTCTTTATTGTCGTTTCTACCGTCTTCGGTCTGCAAGGAGCGATCTTGTCAGGACTTGCGTATTTCATTGCTTCCAAAGTAATACATATTGTTGAAGAGGGCTTGAGCGGTTCCAAAACATTTAAAATTATTACGACTCAGCCTGAAATTATGGTTGAAACCATTCGTGACCGTCTGGGTCGTGGTGCAACGTACACGGAGGCGTACGGTGGCTATTCCAATGAACAATTCAAGGAAATCACTTGTGTCATTAACCGGATGGAAGAGAGTAAAATTAAAGATATCATTCATGAAATTGACCCAACTGCCTTTGTTGTTGTATACGATGTAGCTGAGGTAAGAGGCGGCAATTTCAAAAAGAAGGACATTCACTAA
- a CDS encoding SDR family NAD(P)-dependent oxidoreductase: MKYTVITGASSGIGYEAALAFATRGKNMILAARRTDELDKLKGKIAEINPDLDVVIRTVDLSISANVHEFYESLQAYSIETWINNAGFGNFASVGEQHLPKIEQMLHLNIEALTILSSLYVRDYADVDGTQIINISSGGGYTIVDDAVTYCATKFYVSAFTEGLAQELKGKNAAMQAKVLAPAATETEFAKHSFNVESFEYEGRVPKFHTAEQMAGFLLELYDSESVVGIVDGLTYEFKLREPIFPYAARAASKPQH; the protein is encoded by the coding sequence ATGAAATACACAGTGATTACCGGTGCCAGCTCAGGCATTGGATATGAAGCGGCTTTAGCTTTTGCAACTCGTGGCAAAAATATGATTTTGGCAGCACGACGAACCGATGAGTTGGACAAGTTAAAAGGTAAAATAGCTGAAATCAATCCTGATCTGGATGTTGTCATTCGTACGGTTGATCTGTCCATTTCCGCTAACGTACATGAATTCTATGAAAGTCTTCAGGCTTATTCCATTGAGACATGGATTAACAACGCCGGATTTGGAAATTTTGCTTCCGTGGGCGAACAACATTTGCCTAAAATCGAGCAGATGCTTCATCTGAATATAGAAGCTCTTACGATTCTTTCTTCCCTGTATGTACGTGATTATGCAGATGTGGATGGTACACAGATCATTAATATTTCCTCTGGCGGGGGATATACGATTGTAGACGATGCTGTAACTTACTGCGCCACCAAGTTCTATGTCAGTGCCTTTACGGAAGGGCTGGCGCAGGAGCTGAAAGGAAAGAACGCGGCAATGCAAGCCAAAGTGCTCGCTCCAGCTGCAACCGAGACGGAGTTTGCGAAACATTCCTTTAATGTAGAGTCGTTTGAATACGAAGGCAGAGTTCCCAAATTCCATACGGCGGAACAAATGGCTGGTTTTTTGCTGGAGTTGTATGACAGTGAGAGTGTAGTCGGCATTGTGGATGGTTTGACGTATGAATTTAAACTCAGAGAACCGATCTTTCCATACGCTGCAAGAGCAGCCTCGAAACCACAACATTAA
- a CDS encoding saccharopine dehydrogenase family protein, with protein MGKALIIGAGGVASVAVHKCVQNSEVFEEICIASRTKSKCDELKAKLDGGKTKITTAQVDADNVDELIALINEVKPDIVMNLALPYQDLTIMDACLATKTNYMDTANYEPHDTAKFEYSWQWDYKERFEQAGITALLGSGFDPGVTGVFSAYALKHYFDEIEYIDILDCNGGDHGYPFATNFNPEINIREVSANGRYWENGEWIETKPMEIKRVYDFKEVGEKDMYLLYHEELESLAKNMPGLKRIRFFMTFGQSYLTHLKALENVGMTSIEPIEYEGKQIIPLQFLKAVLPDPASLGPRTVGKTNIGCIFKGKKDGQDKTYYVYNICDHQECYKEVGSQAISYTTGVPAMIGAAMVMTGKWNKPGVFNVEEFNPDPFMEELNKWGLPWVEDFNPVLVDELPEEVKESELVR; from the coding sequence ATGGGAAAAGCACTAATCATCGGCGCCGGCGGCGTTGCTTCCGTGGCAGTACACAAATGCGTTCAAAACAGCGAAGTTTTTGAGGAAATCTGCATCGCGAGTCGTACAAAATCCAAATGTGATGAACTCAAAGCCAAGCTGGACGGCGGAAAAACGAAAATTACAACAGCACAAGTCGATGCTGATAATGTTGACGAATTGATCGCTCTGATCAACGAAGTTAAACCGGATATCGTGATGAACCTCGCTTTGCCGTATCAAGATCTGACCATCATGGATGCTTGCCTTGCAACGAAAACAAATTACATGGACACAGCAAACTATGAGCCACATGATACAGCGAAGTTTGAATACAGCTGGCAATGGGATTACAAAGAGCGTTTTGAACAAGCAGGCATCACTGCTTTGCTCGGTAGTGGATTTGACCCAGGCGTGACAGGCGTATTCTCCGCTTATGCCCTGAAACACTACTTTGACGAGATTGAGTACATCGACATTTTGGACTGCAATGGTGGTGACCACGGTTATCCGTTTGCAACCAACTTTAACCCTGAGATCAACATTCGCGAAGTTTCTGCGAACGGAAGATACTGGGAAAATGGTGAATGGATCGAAACCAAACCGATGGAAATCAAACGTGTCTATGACTTCAAAGAAGTTGGCGAGAAAGATATGTATCTGTTGTACCATGAGGAATTGGAATCTTTGGCGAAAAACATGCCAGGTCTGAAACGTATCCGTTTCTTCATGACATTTGGTCAAAGCTACCTGACTCACTTGAAAGCACTTGAAAATGTAGGCATGACTTCAATCGAGCCTATTGAATATGAAGGTAAACAAATTATCCCACTGCAATTCTTGAAAGCAGTCCTGCCTGATCCAGCATCTCTTGGACCACGCACGGTAGGTAAAACAAACATCGGTTGTATTTTCAAAGGTAAAAAAGATGGTCAAGACAAAACATATTATGTGTACAATATCTGTGATCACCAAGAGTGCTACAAAGAAGTGGGTTCCCAAGCGATCTCTTACACAACAGGCGTTCCAGCGATGATCGGTGCGGCAATGGTCATGACAGGCAAATGGAATAAACCAGGCGTATTTAATGTAGAAGAATTCAACCCGGATCCATTCATGGAAGAGTTGAACAAATGGGGTCTCCCATGGGTAGAAGACTTCAACCCGGTACTGGTTGATGAACTGCCAGAAGAAGTTAAAGAATCGGAGCTTGTTCGTTAA
- a CDS encoding MMPL family transporter → MSTLLYRVGKTAFSKPAYFIIGWVLILGIVISMISINGIHISSEMKIEGTESQKVLDQLAKELPAASGGQGSVVFKAPDNERLDTPERLAAIMKGVNEVYGLDKVLNPADYAAEAANSGAAAEMAQNAQAAGAAQSATATPPPYGPLMVDGVPVPGMLISSDGSIALFQFQFTIEQSAITQDVFDSVIQSVMTVEQGTNITVLPGETLKTVSIGVGSAEIVGLVIAVIVLLITLGSVVAAGLPLITALLGVAIGVGGAFSISKFIEMPSVTSVLALMVGLAVGIDYALFIVNRQRRMIIDQGLSAKEATARAIGTSGSAVFFAGLTVIIALCGMLVIGLTFLSTMALVAAATVLINVFVALTLLPALLGLVGERICSAKAREKSTKHPKASGHGVADRWVKFVIKNRWATIIAIIVILGFAATPIAKMEMGIPGASSANLDTDARQSYDAISEGFGEGFNGPLILVAEPKQSSAKVTPELLGGLMMELQGQNNVAQVTPLGMTEDLAIFSLVPKTGPNDTLTKTLVNDLRSADSSIAQTYDVKLGVTGLTAVNIDMSAKLAQVFPIYVGIIILLSLIILLLVFRSIIVPIKATIGFLLSILATFGITTAVFQWGWLHSLFGFDTGGPLLSFMPIIVTGILYGLAMDYQVFLVSSMRESYVHGHRGTESVVHGYNQVSRVVVAAAVIMVSVFAGFIFTDDVMIKQIGFTLAVGILIDAFIIRMGLVPAIMAIFGDKAWALPKWMDRILPNLDVEGEKLIASLHAEEHANTKSGLK, encoded by the coding sequence ATGTCTACATTATTATACCGAGTGGGGAAAACCGCTTTTAGCAAACCTGCCTACTTCATCATTGGCTGGGTTCTGATTCTGGGAATTGTCATCTCCATGATCAGCATCAATGGCATTCACATCAGTTCCGAAATGAAGATTGAAGGCACCGAATCACAGAAGGTTCTGGATCAATTGGCCAAAGAACTGCCTGCCGCCTCCGGCGGTCAAGGAAGTGTTGTGTTCAAGGCACCGGACAACGAACGCCTGGATACACCTGAACGTTTGGCTGCCATAATGAAAGGGGTTAATGAAGTTTACGGATTAGACAAAGTCCTTAACCCTGCGGATTATGCAGCTGAAGCGGCTAATTCGGGTGCTGCGGCGGAAATGGCTCAGAATGCTCAGGCTGCGGGCGCGGCTCAATCCGCAACAGCCACACCTCCTCCCTATGGACCTTTAATGGTGGATGGTGTTCCTGTACCTGGCATGCTGATCTCTTCAGACGGCAGTATTGCACTGTTTCAATTTCAGTTTACAATCGAGCAATCTGCTATAACGCAAGATGTATTTGATTCCGTGATTCAATCCGTTATGACGGTAGAGCAAGGAACCAACATTACGGTCTTGCCAGGCGAGACGCTCAAAACGGTATCCATTGGGGTCGGCTCCGCAGAGATTGTCGGACTGGTCATTGCAGTCATCGTATTGCTGATCACTCTGGGCTCCGTCGTGGCGGCAGGTCTGCCTCTGATCACAGCACTCCTTGGAGTTGCCATTGGAGTTGGCGGTGCGTTCTCGATCTCCAAATTCATTGAGATGCCTAGTGTCACTTCCGTTCTGGCTCTTATGGTTGGATTGGCTGTCGGAATCGACTATGCACTCTTCATTGTCAATCGCCAGCGTCGAATGATTATTGATCAAGGCTTGAGCGCAAAAGAAGCAACGGCAAGAGCCATCGGCACATCAGGCAGCGCAGTATTTTTTGCCGGATTAACCGTCATTATCGCACTGTGCGGTATGCTTGTCATCGGTCTCACATTCTTGTCTACGATGGCCTTGGTAGCAGCTGCCACCGTACTCATCAACGTATTCGTTGCTTTAACCCTGTTGCCCGCTTTACTTGGATTGGTGGGCGAACGGATCTGTTCCGCCAAAGCTCGTGAGAAAAGCACAAAACATCCCAAAGCCTCTGGCCACGGAGTGGCGGATAGATGGGTGAAATTCGTTATCAAGAATCGTTGGGCGACCATTATCGCCATCATTGTCATTCTTGGTTTTGCGGCGACACCGATCGCGAAAATGGAAATGGGCATCCCTGGCGCTTCCTCAGCCAATCTGGATACGGACGCAAGACAGAGCTATGATGCGATCTCGGAAGGCTTCGGGGAAGGATTCAACGGACCGCTTATACTGGTTGCAGAGCCTAAGCAATCTTCTGCAAAAGTCACGCCGGAACTGTTGGGTGGCCTGATGATGGAGCTTCAAGGCCAAAACAACGTGGCACAGGTTACACCGCTTGGAATGACAGAAGATTTGGCTATTTTTAGTCTCGTTCCAAAAACGGGTCCTAACGATACGCTCACTAAAACACTGGTCAATGATCTGCGCTCGGCTGATTCGAGTATCGCACAGACCTATGATGTAAAGCTTGGTGTTACCGGACTTACAGCGGTTAACATCGATATGTCAGCCAAACTGGCGCAGGTGTTCCCTATTTATGTAGGCATTATCATCCTGCTGTCATTGATCATCCTGTTACTCGTATTCCGTTCGATCATCGTTCCCATTAAAGCAACGATTGGCTTCCTGCTTAGTATCCTAGCTACATTCGGGATCACAACGGCTGTATTCCAGTGGGGCTGGCTTCATTCGCTCTTTGGTTTCGATACCGGCGGACCGTTGCTGAGCTTTATGCCGATCATCGTGACAGGTATCCTGTATGGCCTCGCGATGGACTATCAGGTCTTCCTGGTTAGCTCCATGCGGGAATCCTATGTTCACGGTCATCGCGGCACTGAATCCGTCGTTCATGGGTACAACCAGGTCAGTCGCGTGGTCGTTGCCGCAGCAGTGATCATGGTTTCTGTGTTCGCAGGATTTATCTTCACCGATGATGTCATGATCAAGCAAATTGGTTTTACCTTGGCGGTGGGTATCCTAATCGATGCTTTCATCATCCGTATGGGCCTGGTCCCTGCTATCATGGCGATCTTTGGTGACAAAGCTTGGGCACTTCCAAAGTGGATGGATCGCATCCTGCCCAATCTGGATGTTGAGGGTGAGAAACTAATCGCTTCCCTTCATGCTGAAGAGCATGCCAACACCAAGTCTGGGTTAAAATAA
- a CDS encoding gamma-glutamyl-gamma-aminobutyrate hydrolase family protein — protein MAGFQSCLPLTTDSEIIATLANGFDGFLFTGGHDLNPELYHEQTEDTCGELCIERDVMESILLQKVLELDKPAFGICRGLQLFNVFLGGTLYQDIPTSLQLQGNKIINHKQSPPYTNLVHDVHIEKNNILYDILQTDTIKVNSYHHQGIKQLSDKLTAVAVAEDGLVESVVMPNQTFVLAVQWHPEYSYKADDYSQKLFAAFVNASKSARCTIYIEDITA, from the coding sequence TTGGCGGGATTCCAATCATGCCTGCCTTTGACAACAGATAGCGAGATCATTGCAACGTTGGCTAATGGGTTCGATGGGTTCCTGTTCACCGGGGGACATGATCTCAATCCTGAACTATATCATGAGCAGACAGAGGATACGTGTGGGGAGTTATGTATTGAACGCGATGTGATGGAATCGATATTATTACAAAAGGTATTGGAGCTTGATAAGCCTGCCTTTGGCATATGCCGGGGACTACAATTATTCAACGTATTCCTGGGTGGAACGTTATATCAAGACATCCCGACCAGCCTTCAACTCCAGGGGAATAAGATCATTAATCACAAGCAAAGCCCGCCGTATACGAACCTTGTGCATGATGTACATATTGAAAAAAATAATATCCTGTACGATATATTGCAAACCGATACGATAAAAGTGAACAGTTATCACCATCAGGGGATCAAGCAGCTGTCGGATAAATTAACTGCCGTTGCAGTTGCGGAAGATGGACTCGTGGAGTCGGTGGTTATGCCCAACCAGACATTTGTGTTGGCAGTACAATGGCATCCGGAGTACAGCTACAAAGCAGATGATTATAGTCAAAAGTTATTTGCCGCTTTTGTTAATGCTTCTAAATCCGCAAGATGTACTATCTATATCGAAGACATTACCGCATAA
- a CDS encoding methyl-accepting chemotaxis protein, giving the protein MAFSQFVRTDLAYDLEVYNGVNALTGWNVIALMGHEDFIAAAKPIMVSSLTVIAVSVLLAGVIIFFILRSFIVPMQKLRKATRSVSEGNLSERVHLKTENEFGMLANDFDQMTISLQSLVAELHQTSSLLSHSSQMIQESTEQTTQSVQHVAETMHESAESAIIGAENSEQTANAVEEMARGISTIAESASAIVDSAEETGRAVANGGKTINQVGEQMEHILGAVEETSALINELSSLSAEANRMNEAIADISRQTNLLSLNASIEASRAGEHGKGFAVVAGEVRTLSMQSKQSADDIGATIGKMLNLIAKSTSLMNDNVRNQVGEGMRISQEASATISNIQQYTTHIVDQIQDISAVSEQLSASTEEVSATVAAMNHVSKMSAESAQTTSAAAQEQMAAMQEISASTAQLSKTAENMQELVRRFKL; this is encoded by the coding sequence ATGGCATTTTCCCAATTTGTCAGAACGGATCTCGCGTATGATTTGGAGGTGTATAACGGTGTTAATGCTTTGACGGGATGGAATGTCATTGCTTTGATGGGCCATGAAGACTTCATCGCCGCAGCGAAACCCATTATGGTATCGAGTCTAACGGTCATCGCTGTATCCGTATTACTTGCTGGAGTTATTATTTTCTTCATTCTCAGATCATTTATTGTACCTATGCAAAAACTGCGTAAAGCCACTCGCAGTGTAAGCGAAGGGAATCTGTCCGAACGAGTTCATCTTAAAACTGAAAACGAATTTGGAATGTTGGCTAATGATTTTGACCAAATGACGATCTCCCTTCAATCGTTGGTTGCTGAACTTCATCAGACTTCATCGTTGTTAAGCCACTCTTCCCAAATGATTCAGGAAAGTACGGAACAAACCACCCAATCGGTTCAACATGTGGCCGAAACCATGCATGAGAGTGCAGAATCAGCTATCATTGGAGCGGAAAATTCGGAACAAACTGCAAATGCCGTAGAAGAGATGGCGAGAGGTATCAGTACAATAGCAGAATCTGCAAGTGCCATCGTTGATTCGGCTGAAGAGACAGGGCGCGCTGTTGCTAATGGTGGGAAAACCATCAACCAGGTCGGAGAACAAATGGAACATATTCTCGGAGCTGTTGAAGAAACCTCGGCATTGATTAATGAGCTGTCCAGTCTATCCGCCGAAGCCAATCGAATGAATGAAGCTATTGCGGATATCTCACGGCAAACCAACCTGCTGTCACTGAATGCTTCCATTGAAGCATCAAGAGCAGGAGAACACGGTAAAGGATTTGCTGTTGTTGCTGGCGAGGTACGCACGTTATCCATGCAATCCAAACAGAGTGCGGACGACATTGGCGCTACCATTGGCAAGATGCTCAATCTGATTGCCAAATCCACCTCCCTTATGAATGATAACGTTCGCAATCAAGTTGGTGAGGGAATGCGGATCAGCCAAGAAGCTTCTGCAACCATATCTAATATTCAGCAATATACAACGCATATCGTGGATCAGATTCAGGATATTTCCGCTGTCTCCGAACAGTTGTCAGCCAGCACCGAAGAGGTCTCGGCTACCGTTGCCGCGATGAATCATGTCTCTAAAATGTCGGCTGAGAGCGCTCAGACAACTTCAGCAGCAGCCCAAGAGCAAATGGCGGCGATGCAGGAGATATCCGCATCAACTGCACAGCTATCCAAAACAGCCGAGAACATGCAAGAATTGGTTCGTCGGTTTAAGCTCTAG
- a CDS encoding cache domain-containing protein, whose amino-acid sequence MSTRLIAAFLAVLIIPTALIGYFSYHSAKDQVQQKMTEPIHTILTMTGQLINNLVGEKAELLSYIDRMYGSAPSQANNEAVQVGIEQLADTYPEILAITVGSDQGSVISSPAIDQATYDPRSEEWYTNAESKNGPLYFSSIMTDSVTGKIYVDISKALSNQQGVARIKLDLEQLAKDISDVDVGGNGSLIVVDANRTIAAWSGAIVKGGEESSAVR is encoded by the coding sequence ATGAGTACTAGACTCATTGCGGCCTTCCTTGCAGTTCTGATTATCCCAACTGCACTTATTGGTTATTTCTCATACCATAGTGCCAAAGATCAGGTGCAACAAAAAATGACAGAGCCCATTCATACCATATTAACGATGACAGGACAGCTCATTAACAATCTGGTCGGAGAAAAAGCAGAATTATTGAGTTATATAGATCGTATGTATGGCTCCGCTCCCAGTCAGGCGAACAACGAAGCAGTACAAGTAGGAATCGAGCAATTAGCTGATACATATCCTGAAATTCTTGCCATAACGGTAGGTAGCGACCAAGGTAGTGTTATATCATCTCCAGCAATAGATCAAGCGACATATGATCCACGCAGCGAAGAATGGTACACCAATGCTGAAAGTAAGAATGGGCCACTCTATTTTTCGAGTATTATGACAGATTCAGTAACCGGGAAGATTTATGTAGACATTTCAAAGGCACTCTCCAATCAACAGGGTGTAGCACGTATTAAACTGGATCTGGAGCAATTAGCAAAAGATATATCTGATGTGGATGTAGGAGGCAATGGGAGCCTGATTGTCGTTGACGCCAATCGAACAATCGCAGCTTGGTCCGGTGCCATTGTAAAAGGCGGGGAGGAGAGCTCGGCGGTGCGCTGA